gttgagggaccaattttaAGGCCCAAACAatattttgtctataaatagtagccttcaacacacacaaaaagagagagggagcaattttgaaagaaaaaaaaaaacacaaaaaaacccctaaacctAAACTTATCTCTAACTAAACACGTGCCGCCTCCTCGACTTTGATTTTTATCTCCCACATCGCAGCCCCTCCTAGCTTTTGGCAAAGACAAACTAGAGCTCCATCAACAGGAGCCCCACATTTTCCCTCTTCtcccttttccttcttccccttCAACCAACAGACCCAACGCCTGCACACATACAAGTCCCCCTCCCACTCTAGCCTTCACCCAAACCTCCATCAGTGACAGTTTTTTCCCATAGTCAATAGACCCAAACCGATCTTCCCCGATCTTTTCATCTCCATAAACATCGAAGCCTTCTCCTCAGCAGCGTCTTCTTCGCCTTCGGTCTCCTCAACATCAACGACCACAAACTAGCCAAGACCGGTCATCTCCTTCAACCAATCGGCAGCAGACCCAGCTCACTGCCTCCAGAAGCGACATCCCTCTCTCGACTGAGCCTTCATTGATCTTCTTCACCATTAGTTGCAACAACACCATCCTCATTGGAGATCCACAAGCCTCACGAACGACAGCAACCATCGGATCTGCCATTGgcaaaagagaaacaaacagaGAAGGGAGGAGGCATAGAAATGAGAcagatctaaaaagaaaaaatcgaaacagatttgaaaaacaaaggaaataaaaaataaaatcaactggttATTGGTGTTCCCCCTATTCTTTGTTGGCGTTCTTCTTCTAAGTTTCATCTCTGCAATATTCGTCCTTCTCTCGCTCTCTACTGATTTTATgcactttcttcttccctgtTTTGCAGATTTATATGCAAAAAAATGATAGCAAAGACCGAAAGGCAGTCCCTACTTGTTTCtggtttctcttctttttttttttttgttcttttatctcTTCTATTGCCTGCCTTCCCGATCTCAGAGTAATGcaagaatgaaagaaagaaactccaTTGTTCTCTGTTTTTTGTTCTCTCTTACTGCTTGCCTCTCTTATATTTTTGTTCTCtcttatatttttcctttctcatttttttctccTGCTCCCCGCTAGGTTAGTGAAGGGTTTATATAGTCTAATCACAGCTCTTATTTAGGAAAGATTCAATGCACTAATTCAAGGATGCAAATCCCTGTTGATTTTGCAgtaaaagatgcaaaaaggaaacTGAAATATTCTAATTCCTATTCTGATTTCAACAATTAGTTTCTAGTAATCAAAAGGGTGGTAcaaccatagtttttaaacccgacTCGGGGAGTGACCCGGTCAAGAGACCGGGTTccgggtttcatgggtcaacccgggtCGGGTCTTTGtagttaaaaataagaaatggaaAAGAGAGGCAGTAATGAAGGGGTGGAGTGGGACCACCAGGGCGTGGGAGAGGGATAAATATCACGTTGTCGGTTGTTTTGTACAGAGAAAGGGCACTTAATCTCATCACCATCTCCTTATAAAGTTTATCTTCCCTCTCTGGCTTCATCACAAGCAACCAGCTGTCTCTCTTTTTTGAACCATTTGTTTTATGGAGGGATGAACACGATTTGTTGAAAGCCTAGAAGCACAGTCCTTGGTCCTTGACGCCCCCATGAACACGATCTGGTTTCTACATGCTTTAAAATATTAgctagaaagagagagagagagatgttaaAGACTTGATGGTGTTGGTACTACCtgttgcctctctctctcttgaaaTTGTGAGTTTGGTCCCTAttgcttttctctctctcttgaaaCTGTGAGTTTCATCCCATTTAAGTTACAGTCATCAGCTACAAGGAACAAATGGGAAATTCCTACGCCTATTGATGAGTAGTGAGTGGAGTTGCCACTTTCTTCAACAGTAATGGAAAGTCCAAAGTAATAAAGCGAGAACGCAACAAGGATTCGAAGTTTTTCATAGATCACCAACACCTACCCTCGAGATCTCCAAACTCAGATCACGGACCCAACTCCAACCGGGTCTCATCCGAGTTTGCCCGGGTTGCCCAGGTCatgggtcgacccgccgggtcgaccgggttttGCCGAGTTGTTGCCTCAGACGGTTTTTTAGTAAACTCGGACCAGTCCAGCCACTGGGTCGACCCGCcaggccggtccgggtttaaaaactatgggtacaactcctttctttccttccatagctAGGACTGTAACACCTTCAAATCATAATGTCATGAAATATCCAAACAGTTATTTACCAATGTCAAGTATTGGGTAATATGTCTAAAttaatgggattttttttttgaaaattccgGCAAAGtttcctctatttttgttggtaccaagttatcgacaacacTTCTATTATATGTCATTATGACTTCCATCTTGATCCAGTCATCCTGGATCACATTCTAGTCATCAAATAATAATGCAATACTTATACTTATCAATTAGTAAATCAACTAAATGTACTCCCAAAACAACCcaaaagataaacaaattcatcacAAACATAATAAATGCTTACTAACTACATATATGCCTTTAAACTACATAAATACAACATTAAGATTAAGAGTCatattatgtttataataaatcttatcttattattttgaaaatgatttgttcaTACTAAtaactatacatatatataatacatccACTACCTATTACACCTACTTGATTTTTGCAACACAAAACAATTTACACTGAAAATAAAGGCATGAATATTACATTCCAAAATGGTAATTCATACACAGGAGAATTCCTATATCTAACGATCTGTATCACCTCATGGTGTACCTGTTTCAACAACAACCATATTAATTAACTTTCTCactatattaatctaatattaattaattaatcttaacCTTTGAAATTTAGTACTTCTACTTCAATCTAACTTAATCCCATAATTTACATAATCTTTTTAAGACTTAAAAATCCAGCTAATTCCTTTTAATTACCAAATAAATCTAACACTTCCATATAATcactcaaaaatttatttttccttcctcGGTTACCAATAGACCTAGTAATTCCATTCGAATTACTTATCATCCAGCTACCTCTTTTGTTTGCCAATCAATAcggtaattccatatgaattacTCCTTATCCGGTTAACCTCTTTGTTAACCAATAAACCCGGTAATTCTCTTTATTACCCAAAAATCCGGCTAACCCATTTCGGTTAGCAAAATCAATCTGGTAATTCCATATGAATCACCCAGTATCCAGCTAATCTAttttgttagccaatcaatccggtaattccatttGAATTACCCAGCATCTGGCTAATCTCTTTTATTAGCCAAACAATCCGATAATTTCATACGAATTACCCCATATCTGGTTAACCTCTTTGTTAACCAATAAAACCGGTAATTTCACATAATCATAACTCAAATTATTCATTTGCTCCATTCgtttaatatcaattaaataagcaaCATCGATAATTAGGgaaactaaaaattacaaaatgaggTGATGAATCACCTGCCTTCTGCTCGGGATGACCCAGCTCCTCCTGTCTGATAACCAGCTCTAGACACAACTCCTGAATCAGTCAAGTGTCATTATATCATTAgtccatcaatatttttcttatgtgCTGAAACACAAAGCAcgtaatgtttttatttgtaatttgttctaataaaaattcattctcaaatataacatcattattttacatACAACCTCATATTTAACTTAGGTTACTTCTTTGCTTACTCAATGTTCATAATTCCTCCATCAAATAATTCTTCTATTCTTTATACCCtcacatcatattatttatttaatctaaatacTATATTCAAACAAAATCTAGGCATCttgtcttcatattttcttttaactagtttatttctcttttaatttgaatttacttattattattattattattattattattattattattttctcaactTAAATGCTATCTCTTCATTTAGtctttcttacattttcatttatcatgattaaacatggtttttttctaaacattaacatcaaaactcattctcctagttttttttccttcattggcCGAATGTGGAGTTTCTATTTCCTCCCCCAAatctttcttcatttaattgttatttcaacttgttttcattctattccatttcaatttcatcattttccctTCCCCTCCTAATTTCCCCAAATTCTTCATGAAATTACTTCCTAACTTAATCAAATAAGCTTAGAAAACATCTAAATCAACATTAAATCCAAACTTCTCATGCTTACCTATtgcttttcttccaatttctcttctcttccaagGTTAGCTGAATTCCCCTTCTCAAAtcctccttccttcacttgatttggTGTTTTATAGGTTGAACTTGCAagtttataaagttattctcttaattttcttattttttttccttacttttctctctttctctcacgttatgctctgtttttcttttcatccttTTGTTTCTGCCCATTTGGCAGTtaataaaagagaaggagggcttatatattttcttttcaatggcaaataactattctacccttaatgagtatttttgcctctatttgacggtccttatttttttgctaGCACTTCCGAGATCcattcatcttaaaattttaaccagattttattcaatatattttaaggttcctcataaaatttcagctcaatccgatggtcggattgaaaattacatccaataacgtaaaactagtcgaattgtgatttttcgtcaaatttctgaatttctctaaaaattctgaaattttaactcaagctaaggcatgatattagaaggctccaagcaaattttcagaattttctgatcacccaatcaagagttacgaattgttttttgttttacctaaaactagtcaatttatgatttttcatcaaatttccgaatttctctaaaaattatgaaattttaacccaagctaaggcatgatattagaaggctccacgcaaattttcagaattttttgatcAACCAGTTAAGAGTTAcgaattctttttttgttttacctaaaactagtcaatttatgatttttcatatGGAGGTTTTACCGGGACCATGAGGCACCAGCTATTTCCTTTGAGACGAGGCAATAAAAACATGGTCTGCAGCTCATAAAATCAGGtgtgatgataaagaaaaacaacaggaatttgcagagaaaaaagaaaagaactcaGCCAAGAAGGTTTGTGTAGGAAAGAAATTAGACGGTGGGAGGGGTTGTTCTCAAAATGACAATGGACAGTGTTATGTTAATTATATCTTCATGAAAGGGCTGTGCATGTCAAAACAAAAGACAGTATGGCGTCGTAAAAATGAGAGCAAAACGTGATCAGCTcccctattttccttttctaatcGAATCTctgttcttcaatttcttcatctggcaaaattttatctaattttaatgatttattgtgtcagaaattattaaattataggaAGAATATtcgaataaattaaatgtaatcATTTGTGCTTGTGtcagaaattattaaattataggaAGAATATTCGACTAAATTAAATGTAATAATTTGTGCTTGTGTTGTTTAGCTTTATCAATCTCTCTAATTCTTAAGACTGCTACTAGATTAAACTTTTAACACTTGTCTAAGGTTATTTAGTAGTTAGGATTAATTAGATCGCTTGTTTCTAATTAACCACAACTAAGGagagacaataaaataattccAACAATGAAAATTCAAAGTGTGAATTGATATATACTTGCATTGATAATCAATTGTACAATTCTAATGGTGGATGTTGACTTGGAGCAATGTATGTtcttctagttattttttatcatttaattagaaatattccatagttatttttttttatacaattattttcattatactCAGAACACTCCTTATCTTTGTTCATGTAGCATAGAACTAGACTAGATATTCTTTGTGGAAATGATTTTTACTCGCACAACTACatgtatttttaagaatttaggttttatatttgattgttgAGACAACATAccaatagaatatatatatataatatatatatatatatagggtataaaaaaatatatgaggcaaagtatttataaattaattttatattgtttagatttattagaaaatattaaaaaaaaaattaaggtagaAGTTGTTTCCTGAGAAGATTGCAGAGAAACAATAGGCAATGGGTGAGCAAATGACTCGTAAGATACAAAAATTCTGCTTCTTTTAAGTTAAACCACAAGTGACAATAATTCGGTAAAATTGTAGGGTATTTACTAAAGACACATGGCAATAGCTCTAACTAAAAAGAGCCGTTTAGAAATCACCTCAACCTTATTCATAATTTCTTCAAGGCCTTGCCTAGCTGCTCTTGAGAGTCTTTTCACATCTATGTCCTGTCCATCTGGCAATTTCCCCTGCAAAATCTCCATAATCTTTTGACAACTATTCAATTCAGCGATGATAAGAAATTCGCAAGAGCTCAAACAGTACCTTGTACACTGGGCCAAAACCACCGGCAGCTTCGAAATTCCCGGTCGCAGCTATAAGCTTTTCTAAATTGAACAAAGGTATTTCTTGATGTTTAACTTAATTTGTTCAAGCTGTCCTGGATTATATTTTATCCAATAACATCTGCTTCGTAATGTTCAAACATAAATACTTTTCTattgaaatatatatcaaatcgcAGTAAGtttaaagtaattgtttttatgtatataaaataacttgagacaaaaataacttaaaacgatttcatttaaaaataactcaaaaacgactctttcaaataaatttgttaaaaatttaactttcaCTAAATTTCATAACAAATTTGCTATTCAAGTCGAAAgttatttttacctttttatagtcaaaatttcaaaaatcgacttaaattgatttataaaaattatatcaaacatGCATGACCTTATTCCAAACAAGAAATTATCTTCAAATGCCTATTAAGCAGAAGGGGAAGTTAAACAACCTTGTTCTTACATTAGAAGTTTCTAATAGATAACCACATAAGATCTGCAAAAGGGATGAAACAGTGAAATGCATAACCCACATAAGTTAAACAACTTCTATTGATTGCAGTAGCCCTAGAATTACGCCTCCAATTCAACATTTTCCCCTTCTTGTCTCTCTTTCTGATATCTTTTATGCATGTTCGTCTTCTCCTGCAAAGCCCCCTTGTAATCGATTAATTATTCAGCTTTTTTATATGGCACCTCAGCTTTTTCGCATCTGATAGCTGAAGAGGCTTCAGCAAGAATTCTTGAGCTCCTCCCTCCATGCACCTGTTTAGGtggaaaatatttaacaaatcaATGATTTCTTTTCCTCTATCCAACTAAAtagacaaaagacaaaaaatcaaCAGAGATTATTCAAGACTGAAATTGCTGAGCAGGTAATTACTGATTAATTCGTGTAGGGATGTTCTCAGATGACACTACAACCACCGGTATCTCCTTCATGTTAGGTGATTCCTATTTGAGAGAAACCATACAATGTTAAGGTTAGTTTAATATGCTATATATGTAGTTAatctgttaattatatataatgttattatatttatataaataaatatttattattattaaaaatttaatttatctttaatattcatataatattagattaataaatttagagtaaaaataaCGTCCAtgggataaaaatattttacaaagaaaattataaaattgttataattatgaaatttatattGCATCAAAGTATTGTTTCTGAAGTGTTCTTACTCGATGCTCTCTTAAATACTAAATATTCATTAAAGTTGTAAAgacttatatatattatgtttttttctttatgaaaggaaGTAGTTGTTCTCATAAAATGAGGGATAAATGATacctaaaactaatatttaGGTGCTTGTCATTAGACATGTACACTGAACGGACTCGCATAATAATCCTATAAGAAGAACACTTATGTCTAAGGAAAGGCtcacataaaagttgtagatTACCATTTCAGGCCTAATAGTTGAACGGCATATGGTTTGTGACAACTCAGCccttaaacaattattttaaaaccaacGAACATTAGATTTCCAggtaataaatttctaaataattttagatcTGTCTAACAGGATTCTAGGGACTCccgaaaaattttattttatagttctCACcgtttatgatatttaaaaaaccgaaccgttAGACCAGAAAATACAAAGGAAAGTTATGATAGTCGTAACTAGAGCATTGAAGATGAGTAATATTTACCTTAATTCTTTTCAACAGCTCATAACCGGTCATTCCTGGCATGCTATAATCGGTGATGATCATATTCACCTTCAAATCCTGCTAAGAGAAATACCCATGAACAACAAATGATGGAGTTGAATTCATAAAAGCAAGAATCAGACCTTCATTGTATGGTTACTTACACCATGATTGGGATGTTGTCCATCAGCTAAGCCCAAATACTCCAATGCTCTCTTTCCGTTTTCTGCTGTGGTCACTGCAATCATAGGAACCAAATTGTGAATCATAAAAACTTTAGTCAAGTCTCTAAAACTCAAGACTTCTTTCTCTCCTTGCTAATTAattgagattaattaaaaaaccatgGATTTGCAATGTTATGAGTTCTTTTCTAGAGTACTCTAACCTTTTGCCACCTCTAGCATCCAAACAAATGGActcataacaaaaacaataccaGAAATGACAGgatattcttttccttttcaatttcctcaaagtgataaaaataaaagcagaagatgtgGGGTCTACTCCTTGTTAATCTCCACTTTGGTCATGAGTTCTCATATGTGTGTCACCGTGGTAACTTCCATGGTGCCATAGCCAACTTATGGCAGTGACAATCATGTTCTCCATTAAATTAGCCCTAGCCTAGCCTAGGAATGAGAGCCTAGCCAGCGTggtaaacttttttttgttccttcatGTGTTCTATGTTTCTTCACTTTTGCAAATTAGACAACATTGTATAAACAAGAACACCATTTTATCATAAATCATATTTCTCTTTAATCTTAATCATACAAACCCATGGATATAAACTAGAGAATTAAGATATAATGTTCACCAAAACCCAatgaaaacaaagataaaagtgTTCACCAAAACCCAATGAAAACAAGgataaaagtatgataaaatATGTTATAGCTAGAAACTTTTCTTTGATTAACAAATTATACCAAATGAGCAAAAGTTTCTACGAACAAAGAGAGGCCAagacttttttgttcttttcatacCTCTGCATGTAGAGTTGGTAAGTAACCTTTCAATGACTTTGCGATCGATCAAACTATCATCAACAGCTAACACATGTGGTTTCTCATCAATATCGAACTCCATTGATggtaaggaagaagaagagctgGCCATATCTACCTTCAAAGAACACACCACAATGTCTAACCACctcaacaaaacacaaaaagaaaaggaaactttgaggataaaaggagaaaaCTAGCTAGCAAGAAAAGAATGCC
This genomic stretch from Populus alba chromosome 19, ASM523922v2, whole genome shotgun sequence harbors:
- the LOC118055684 gene encoding two-component response regulator ARR17, with translation MASSSSSLPSMEFDIDEKPHVLAVDDSLIDRKVIERLLTNSTCRVTTAENGKRALEYLGLADGQHPNHGVSNHTMKVNMIITDYSMPGMTGYELLKRIKESPNMKEIPVVVVSSENIPTRINQCMEGGAQEFLLKPLQLSDAKKLRCHIKKLNN